A genomic window from Vitis riparia cultivar Riparia Gloire de Montpellier isolate 1030 chromosome 18, EGFV_Vit.rip_1.0, whole genome shotgun sequence includes:
- the LOC117906650 gene encoding uncharacterized protein LOC117906650: MLKFLSKVRIEFNALDPRTASCLEFLAQCNARKAKESNPACQLLVKRRTDDHPPQITVTFVNGVEEVFDATTTPAQAIRNMILEKGQHLETEQMFREAGEAWPVIIPEEELHQFAPGTKPRKAEEKKQ, translated from the exons atgtTGAAGTTCTTGTCGAAAGTGAGAATCGAGTTCAATGCCTTGGACCCCCGCACTGCGTCGTGCTTGGAGTTCTTGGCTCAGTGCAATGCCCGCAAGGCCAAGGAATCTAACCCCGCCTGTCAGTTGTTGGTGAAGCGCCGCACCGACGACCATCCACCGCAGATCACCGTCACGTTCGTCAACGGTGTCGAGGAAGTCTTCGACGCAACCACCACCCCTGCTCAGGCCATAAGGAACATGATTCTCGAGAAGGGTCAGCATCTCGAGACCGAGCAAATGTTCCGCGAGGCGGGCGAGGCCTGGCCTGTCATCATCCCAGAGGAGGAGCTCCACCAATTCGCACCCGGTACCAAG CCAAGGAAAGCAGAAGAGAAGAAGCAGTAG
- the LOC117907952 gene encoding zinc finger CCCH domain-containing protein 6 isoform X2, protein MGSDDNLPPGFEGAHPANQLKNKLSQIPLITWRCPPKFVLNFTWQVVAGEESNEVEVQKQREMRVLEAVYPRPSAIPPNPSVSIDGEDMDNDDQKILLIPIVPVEDEEAALEMSADTVAPINIPMSSQSLLLPPGIPSASSSNAPNIPNPPANENVAAGMVPGVEPDVVAAASAAFTAVMRSNEQGNLIDHDLLIKILSNPKIIERIVTDQGASSSNPQAVPNQRLPPIALSDQPPGHVSRVETNIPLSAAIPSGPFYSQSNGPGPVPAPRPPPSMVGPSSSSPPVRPVTKDINYYKSLIQQHGGERQEPQDQSQSHSQFANRPNHHVLGMNPETVVTHPKPRDSKPKIMKPCIYFHSSRGCRHGANCSYQHDASLQQRVSSMPEVQNAKRMKMDREITGT, encoded by the exons ATGGGCTCCGATGACAACTTGCCGCCTGGCTTTGAAGGAGCTCATCCTGCAAACCAGTTGAAGAATAAGTTGTCCCAGATCCCTCTCATAACATGGAGATGTCCTCCCAAA TTTGTGTTGAACTTCACTTGGCAAGTGGTTGCCGGAGAAGAAAGCAATGAGGTGGAGGTTCAAAAGCAGCGGGAGATGAGAGTGCTGGAAGCAGTCTATCCACGCCCATCAGCCATACCTCCAAA CCCATCTGTTTCAATTGACGGAGAAGATATGGACAATGATGATCAGAAAATTCTTCTCATCCCCATTGTCCCCGTTGAAGATGAAGAGGCTGCATTGGAAATGTCAGCTGATACAGTGGCACCAATTAACATTCCAATGAGCTCACAATCCCTGCTACTGCCTCCTGGAATTCCATCTGCATCTTCGAGCAATGCACCCAATATACCAAATCCTCCAGCCAATGAAAATGTAGCTGCTGGGATGGTCCCTGGTGTAGAACCTGATGTTGTTGCAGCTGCCTCTGCCGCCTTTACTGCAGTCATGAGAAGCAATGAGCAAGGAAATTTGATTGACCATGACTTGCTCATCAAAATTCTCAGCAACCCAAAAATCATTGAGAGAATTGTTACAGATCAGGGAGCCTCATCCTCCAACCCTCAGGCTGTACCCAACCAAAGGTTGCCACCCATAGCTTTATCTGATCAACCTCCTGGTCATGTCAGTAGGGTAGAAACTAATATACCCTTGTCTGCTGCGATTCCAAGTGGACCATTCTACTCCCAGTCAAATGGGCCAGGACCTGTTCCTGCACCACGGCCACCTCCATCTATGGTTGGACCTTCTTCCTCTTCACCTCCTGTGAGACCTGTAACAAAGGACATCAACTATTATAAGAGCTTGATTCAGCAACATGGAGGAGAAAGGCAAGAACCCCAAGATCAGTCCCAATCCCATTCTCAATTCGCAAACCGACCCAATCACCATGTTTTAGGGATGAATCCGGAGACAGTAGTAACACACCCAAAGCCAAGAGATTCAAAACCCAAGATAATGAAACCTTGCATCTATTTTCACAGTTCGAGGGGATGCCGGCATGGAGCCAACTGTTCCTACCAGCACGATGCGTCTCTCCAGCAGCGTGTGAGCAGCATGCCGGAGGTGCAAAATGCCAAGAGAATGAAAATGGATAGAGAGATCACCGGTACATAG
- the LOC117907952 gene encoding zinc finger CCCH domain-containing protein 6 isoform X1 codes for MRGLQKSKRVSWPSDVNLCQVRLFLSEDSPSQVGQVGLGAQDHLQAKTSWLLHSNGMGSDDNLPPGFEGAHPANQLKNKLSQIPLITWRCPPKFVLNFTWQVVAGEESNEVEVQKQREMRVLEAVYPRPSAIPPNPSVSIDGEDMDNDDQKILLIPIVPVEDEEAALEMSADTVAPINIPMSSQSLLLPPGIPSASSSNAPNIPNPPANENVAAGMVPGVEPDVVAAASAAFTAVMRSNEQGNLIDHDLLIKILSNPKIIERIVTDQGASSSNPQAVPNQRLPPIALSDQPPGHVSRVETNIPLSAAIPSGPFYSQSNGPGPVPAPRPPPSMVGPSSSSPPVRPVTKDINYYKSLIQQHGGERQEPQDQSQSHSQFANRPNHHVLGMNPETVVTHPKPRDSKPKIMKPCIYFHSSRGCRHGANCSYQHDASLQQRVSSMPEVQNAKRMKMDREITGT; via the exons GTAAGGCTGTTCCTATCAGAGGATTCTCCTTCTCAAGTTGGACAAGTTGGATTGGGTGCTCAAGATCACCTCCAAGCAAAGACATCATGGCTGCTGCATTCAAATGGAATGGGCTCCGATGACAACTTGCCGCCTGGCTTTGAAGGAGCTCATCCTGCAAACCAGTTGAAGAATAAGTTGTCCCAGATCCCTCTCATAACATGGAGATGTCCTCCCAAA TTTGTGTTGAACTTCACTTGGCAAGTGGTTGCCGGAGAAGAAAGCAATGAGGTGGAGGTTCAAAAGCAGCGGGAGATGAGAGTGCTGGAAGCAGTCTATCCACGCCCATCAGCCATACCTCCAAA CCCATCTGTTTCAATTGACGGAGAAGATATGGACAATGATGATCAGAAAATTCTTCTCATCCCCATTGTCCCCGTTGAAGATGAAGAGGCTGCATTGGAAATGTCAGCTGATACAGTGGCACCAATTAACATTCCAATGAGCTCACAATCCCTGCTACTGCCTCCTGGAATTCCATCTGCATCTTCGAGCAATGCACCCAATATACCAAATCCTCCAGCCAATGAAAATGTAGCTGCTGGGATGGTCCCTGGTGTAGAACCTGATGTTGTTGCAGCTGCCTCTGCCGCCTTTACTGCAGTCATGAGAAGCAATGAGCAAGGAAATTTGATTGACCATGACTTGCTCATCAAAATTCTCAGCAACCCAAAAATCATTGAGAGAATTGTTACAGATCAGGGAGCCTCATCCTCCAACCCTCAGGCTGTACCCAACCAAAGGTTGCCACCCATAGCTTTATCTGATCAACCTCCTGGTCATGTCAGTAGGGTAGAAACTAATATACCCTTGTCTGCTGCGATTCCAAGTGGACCATTCTACTCCCAGTCAAATGGGCCAGGACCTGTTCCTGCACCACGGCCACCTCCATCTATGGTTGGACCTTCTTCCTCTTCACCTCCTGTGAGACCTGTAACAAAGGACATCAACTATTATAAGAGCTTGATTCAGCAACATGGAGGAGAAAGGCAAGAACCCCAAGATCAGTCCCAATCCCATTCTCAATTCGCAAACCGACCCAATCACCATGTTTTAGGGATGAATCCGGAGACAGTAGTAACACACCCAAAGCCAAGAGATTCAAAACCCAAGATAATGAAACCTTGCATCTATTTTCACAGTTCGAGGGGATGCCGGCATGGAGCCAACTGTTCCTACCAGCACGATGCGTCTCTCCAGCAGCGTGTGAGCAGCATGCCGGAGGTGCAAAATGCCAAGAGAATGAAAATGGATAGAGAGATCACCGGTACATAG